A single Bosea sp. PAMC 26642 DNA region contains:
- a CDS encoding bifunctional DNA primase/polymerase — translation MNDKPDLPSSATIIPYRKSFLSSGSDESAVAMALYEQSLLLASWGLPVFPLKFGAKTPAIQNFSSRASRSPAAIRNMWFPPMEDSPAPFNIGIATGNGLFVVDIDDKNGKEGSATWAALEALHGAAPPTFTVKTPSGGRHLYFRVDPSVWIPNSAGKLGIGIDIRGDGGYVVGPGSVLNGRQYVREPS, via the coding sequence ATGAACGATAAACCAGATTTGCCCTCTTCGGCAACTATAATTCCCTATCGTAAAAGCTTTTTATCGAGCGGTAGCGATGAGAGTGCAGTCGCGATGGCGCTCTATGAGCAATCATTGCTCTTGGCTTCCTGGGGGCTACCTGTGTTTCCGCTAAAGTTCGGCGCGAAGACACCAGCCATACAGAATTTTAGCTCAAGAGCGAGCCGCTCCCCTGCTGCCATTAGGAACATGTGGTTCCCGCCGATGGAAGACAGCCCCGCGCCTTTCAATATCGGCATCGCGACGGGTAATGGTCTATTTGTCGTCGATATTGATGACAAGAACGGTAAGGAGGGGAGCGCCACTTGGGCCGCCTTGGAAGCACTACACGGCGCGGCGCCCCCCACCTTTACCGTAAAAACACCGTCCGGCGGCCGCCATCTATACTTCAGAGTTGATCCGAGCGTCTGGATTCCGAACTCGGCCGGGAAACTCGGCATCGGTATCGATATTCGTGGTGATGGCGGATACGTCGTCGGGCCAGGCTCCGTCCTCAACGGCCGTCAATATGTTCGGGAGCCTAGCTGA